In Haloimpatiens massiliensis, the following are encoded in one genomic region:
- a CDS encoding metal-dependent transcriptional regulator, with product MKIQESAENYLETILILKNRLGVVRSIDIVNELGYSKPSVSIAMKRLRESNHIEMNEEGYISLTEKGLYIAEKIYERHQVLSNYLIALGVDEKIALEDACRIEHVISEESFEKIKVHSKLYIKQKKHV from the coding sequence ATGAAAATTCAAGAATCAGCTGAGAACTATTTGGAAACAATTCTTATACTAAAGAATAGACTTGGTGTAGTACGTTCTATTGATATTGTCAACGAGCTAGGATATTCTAAGCCCAGTGTTAGCATTGCTATGAAAAGATTGAGAGAAAGTAATCATATTGAAATGAATGAGGAAGGGTATATTTCACTTACAGAAAAAGGATTATATATTGCGGAAAAAATATATGAAAGACATCAGGTGTTATCAAATTATTTAATTGCCCTTGGTGTTGATGAAAAAATAGCATTGGAAGACGCCTGTCGTATTGAACATGTAATTAGCGAGGAAAGTTTCGAGAAAATTAAAGTTCATTCTAAGTTGTATATTAAGCAGAAAAAACATGTGTAG
- a CDS encoding gamma-glutamyl-gamma-aminobutyrate hydrolase family protein, producing MKTNKRPIIGISGSVKLINEGVFQGHKISYMMNNYVESVERAGGIPYIIPIAQNDEIIKSQVENIDALILSGGSDVNPLLFGEEPIEKLDDILQERDIFDIKLLKFAMELGKPILGICRGEQLINMVNAGTVYQDLSLHKEHSVKHCQNGSPTSATHTVQIIKDSILHEILGEKALVNSFHHQAVKEVAKGFKVVAVSKDNVVEAIEKEGEDFVLGIQWHPEMMSDKHQEMQKIFDTLVQKSSIK from the coding sequence ATGAAAACGAATAAAAGACCTATAATAGGTATTTCAGGTAGTGTAAAATTAATAAATGAAGGGGTTTTTCAAGGACATAAAATATCTTATATGATGAATAACTATGTTGAATCTGTTGAAAGAGCAGGGGGAATACCGTACATAATACCTATAGCTCAAAATGATGAAATTATAAAAAGTCAAGTAGAGAACATAGATGCTTTAATTTTGTCAGGTGGAAGTGATGTTAATCCGTTACTGTTTGGAGAAGAACCTATTGAAAAGTTAGATGATATACTTCAGGAGAGGGACATATTTGATATTAAGCTTTTAAAATTTGCCATGGAATTAGGTAAACCAATACTTGGAATATGTCGGGGAGAACAATTAATTAACATGGTAAATGCAGGTACAGTATATCAGGATTTATCTTTACATAAGGAACATAGTGTAAAACATTGTCAAAATGGTTCTCCAACTAGTGCAACTCATACTGTTCAAATAATAAAAGATTCTATTTTACATGAAATACTAGGAGAAAAGGCGTTAGTTAATAGCTTTCATCATCAAGCTGTAAAAGAAGTTGCTAAAGGCTTTAAAGTTGTTGCAGTATCAAAGGATAATGTAGTTGAGGCTATTGAAAAAGAGGGAGAAGACTTTGTGCTTGGAATTCAGTGGCATCCTGAAATGATGAGTGACAAGCACCAGGAGATGCAGAAAATATTTGATACGTTAGTGCAGAAATCTTCCATTAAGTAA
- a CDS encoding EcsC family protein: MEIYTTEAIKNLKLWDKKMSKKPFIKLDIAKGLQDKMNSFIPEKAHEIITIAIKNMVKGVLIGSEFSTKNPLINATLKEREEKVLNKLEFYKKTAALSGAGTGAGGILIGLTDFPILLSIKIKFLFDTASLYGFDVKNYKERLYILYIFQLAFSSKERRLEIYKYVRNWNTYVKSLPENINDFDWRKFQQEYRDYIDLAKMLQLVPGIGAIVGAVANYKLMNKLGETSMNAYRLRLFKDTLG; encoded by the coding sequence ATGGAAATTTACACAACGGAAGCAATTAAAAATTTAAAATTGTGGGATAAAAAAATGAGTAAAAAACCATTTATTAAACTTGATATTGCAAAAGGACTTCAAGATAAAATGAACAGTTTTATACCAGAAAAAGCTCATGAAATCATTACTATCGCAATAAAAAATATGGTTAAAGGTGTTCTTATTGGCTCTGAATTTTCAACTAAAAATCCTTTAATAAATGCTACACTTAAAGAAAGAGAAGAAAAAGTCCTTAATAAACTGGAGTTTTATAAAAAAACTGCTGCACTTAGTGGCGCTGGTACCGGTGCAGGTGGTATTTTGATTGGATTAACAGATTTTCCTATATTATTAAGCATAAAAATAAAATTTCTTTTTGATACTGCTAGTTTATATGGCTTTGATGTTAAAAATTATAAAGAGAGATTGTATATTTTATATATATTCCAATTAGCCTTTTCCAGCAAAGAAAGACGCTTAGAAATTTATAAATATGTTCGTAATTGGAATACATATGTTAAATCTCTTCCTGAAAATATAAATGATTTTGACTGGAGAAAGTTTCAACAAGAATATAGAGATTATATTGATCTAGCAAAAATGCTACAGTTAGTTCCAGGCATTGGTGCAATAGTTGGCGCTGTGGCTAATTATAAACTAATGAATAAATTAGGTGAAACATCCATGAATGCTTATAGATTAAGACTATTTAAAGATACGCTAGGATAA
- a CDS encoding GNAT family N-acetyltransferase has product MLYLNHGNNGKINQTSENISQGSANNQNYITIEGALTMNIKLILTSKENAYIINNLYPLYLHDLSEHYGFLPNKHGVFEESNDYKTLSDQNEVFNIWWEKPNCLYPFLILVDEIPAGFMLVATPPYTSKGTDYYVNEFFLLRPFRGQGIGSHAASKIFDKFKGKWELYTNSSKKNIRGQKFWRKTVSNYTKGVYEEKFGETFDGYKLIFRFDNSNY; this is encoded by the coding sequence ATGCTATATTTAAATCATGGCAACAATGGTAAAATAAATCAGACCTCTGAGAATATTTCACAAGGGTCTGCCAATAATCAAAATTATATAACTATAGAAGGAGCACTAACTATGAATATAAAACTAATATTAACATCAAAAGAAAATGCTTATATTATTAATAATCTCTATCCTTTATACCTTCATGACCTTTCAGAACATTATGGATTTCTGCCTAATAAGCATGGAGTTTTTGAAGAAAGTAATGACTATAAAACCTTATCAGATCAAAATGAAGTGTTTAACATATGGTGGGAGAAACCTAATTGTCTCTATCCTTTTTTAATTCTCGTAGATGAAATACCAGCAGGATTTATGCTTGTGGCAACGCCACCATATACATCAAAAGGAACAGATTATTATGTTAACGAATTCTTTTTACTTAGACCTTTTAGAGGACAAGGAATAGGCTCCCATGCAGCTTCAAAAATATTTGATAAATTTAAAGGTAAATGGGAGCTTTATACTAATTCATCTAAAAAAAATATACGAGGACAAAAATTTTGGAGAAAGACCGTTTCAAATTATACCAAGGGCGTATATGAAGAAAAGTTTGGTGAAACATTTGATGGGTATAAATTAATATTTAGATTTGACAATTCCAATTACTAA
- a CDS encoding uracil-DNA glycosylase: MLQWKQLYEKCNKCNMCRLGNSRTNMVFGEGNLNAKLMFVGEAPGADEDRIGRPFVGKAGQLLEKALRALDLQRERDYYISNICKCRPKNNRNPQEDEAQACLQYLRNQVALIKPKIIVCLGAIPTKYIMGPEFRVTRNRGNWVKQKGIYIMPIFHPAALLRDESKKPLFWKDLKKIKEKFDEIS, from the coding sequence ATGCTTCAGTGGAAACAATTATATGAAAAATGTAATAAATGCAACATGTGTAGATTAGGTAATAGTAGGACTAATATGGTTTTTGGAGAAGGAAATCTCAATGCTAAACTTATGTTTGTGGGCGAAGCACCTGGAGCAGATGAAGATAGAATCGGCAGACCTTTTGTTGGAAAAGCAGGACAACTCTTAGAAAAAGCTCTTAGAGCATTAGATTTACAAAGAGAAAGAGATTATTACATCTCTAATATATGTAAATGCAGACCAAAAAATAATAGGAACCCACAGGAAGATGAAGCACAGGCATGTTTGCAATACCTTAGAAACCAAGTAGCACTTATTAAGCCTAAAATTATAGTTTGCCTTGGAGCAATTCCAACTAAATACATAATGGGACCAGAATTTAGAGTTACAAGAAATAGGGGGAACTGGGTAAAACAAAAAGGAATCTACATAATGCCAATATTTCATCCCGCAGCCTTGCTAAGAGACGAAAGTAAAAAACCTCTATTTTGGAAAGATTTAAAAAAAATCAAAGAAAAATTTGATGAAATTTCATAG
- a CDS encoding DUF5700 domain-containing putative Zn-dependent protease: protein MNFKIRYKTISSMLELCKKLKWGNVEKKEIEDLIEHEDYKFEFERYKGKISKEEFTEYFINLPNIKEEEITNKGLKIHHKFYKDLLDNLDFYMEKVSELDKFTEELFEQQISIALKGLPEDINLSELNFIFTVGIGQSFGYVYKNGMHFDFLQLVKEKSIDDFCATIAHEVHHVALNTIYEELDLNNMPIEDLFYLSFSGEGLAVKYCNNAEGVLSKSIYDGPKNIGLDKFTWEYLNKDFYNTMKQFKASINYIRAGHINTMEELVKYMEDYWMNPYVEGQDKNKDIPKLKQFRVYSFGNEIWGIIHDCFGKEMVYKTIRNPQSFRETFNKALEKLSHEEFKI, encoded by the coding sequence ATGAATTTTAAAATTAGGTACAAAACTATAAGTTCAATGCTTGAACTATGTAAAAAATTAAAATGGGGCAATGTAGAAAAAAAGGAAATTGAAGATTTAATTGAACATGAGGATTATAAATTTGAATTTGAAAGATATAAAGGTAAAATTTCTAAAGAGGAATTTACAGAATATTTCATTAATTTACCTAATATAAAGGAAGAAGAAATAACAAATAAAGGTTTAAAGATACATCATAAATTTTATAAAGATTTACTAGATAATTTAGATTTTTATATGGAAAAGGTTAGTGAATTAGATAAATTTACAGAAGAGCTATTTGAGCAGCAGATATCCATTGCACTAAAGGGGTTGCCAGAAGATATAAATTTGTCAGAATTGAATTTTATTTTTACAGTGGGAATAGGACAAAGCTTTGGATATGTGTATAAAAATGGCATGCACTTTGATTTTTTACAATTGGTTAAGGAAAAGTCGATAGATGATTTTTGTGCTACGATAGCTCATGAGGTTCATCATGTGGCACTAAATACTATTTATGAGGAATTAGACTTAAATAATATGCCAATTGAAGATTTATTTTATCTTTCTTTTTCTGGGGAAGGATTGGCGGTAAAATACTGTAATAATGCTGAGGGAGTTTTATCTAAGAGCATATATGATGGTCCTAAAAATATAGGCTTGGATAAATTCACATGGGAATATCTCAACAAGGATTTTTATAATACCATGAAACAATTTAAAGCTTCTATAAATTATATAAGAGCTGGTCATATTAATACAATGGAAGAACTAGTTAAGTATATGGAAGATTATTGGATGAATCCATATGTAGAAGGTCAGGATAAAAACAAAGATATACCTAAGCTAAAGCAGTTTAGAGTATATAGTTTTGGAAATGAGATTTGGGGAATAATACATGATTGTTTTGGAAAAGAAATGGTATATAAAACCATAAGAAATCCTCAAAGTTTCCGAGAGACATTTAATAAAGCTCTAGAAAAGCTTTCACATGAAGAATTTAAAATATAA
- a CDS encoding ATP-binding protein, with the protein MKRIPYGISNFEVLREKNYLYVDKTSYIELLDMYAPYNFFIRPRRFGKSLFISMLENYYDINKKDKFEKLFGDLYVGKNPTEDRNKFLVWKISFAGVDAGHGEEELRKSFNTKVTFSIRNFIEEYSNFFQDEKIVEDSIKAEAAVEYIAYLSRKAKIPIFVLIDEYDNFANELITGGRQSTYSSILHGEGFVKVFYKAIKDATADNFNRIFMTGVSPIMLDDLTSGFNITMNYTLDQNLNAMMGFTRGELSWVMDQVGIEDIGLREKICADMTKYYNGYKFNEYGKKVFNPDMSMYFLNNYLLYNRYPKEMIDNNVKTDYGRVNQLAYNFNDREALEEIMTTGETSTMLVDRFNIHTMYSVKENFKSLLFYLGMLTIKEQGPLGTVLKVPNYVIKTIYWEQYFQRINEDYNIQIQNVRIAVNEMRMHGDIEPIVKLLSVILEDLSNRDLIKMDEKNVKMMLLTLLGVDSTYFIKSEDENNNGYVDIMLKRKIQFKDITKFQWIIELKYIKESERDTLERIKAQGLKQLQSYGESKMVQEELGNDDLKKVLIIVTGKKDIYTVSL; encoded by the coding sequence ATGAAAAGAATACCCTATGGCATTTCTAATTTTGAGGTTTTAAGAGAAAAAAATTACCTTTATGTAGATAAAACTTCATATATAGAATTACTGGATATGTATGCTCCCTATAATTTTTTTATAAGACCTAGAAGGTTTGGCAAAAGTCTTTTTATATCCATGCTTGAAAATTACTATGATATAAATAAGAAGGATAAGTTTGAAAAGCTATTTGGGGATTTATATGTAGGTAAAAATCCTACGGAAGATAGAAATAAATTTCTTGTTTGGAAAATAAGCTTTGCAGGAGTAGATGCAGGACATGGGGAAGAAGAACTTAGAAAGAGTTTTAATACAAAAGTAACCTTTTCTATTAGAAATTTTATTGAAGAATATTCTAACTTTTTTCAGGATGAGAAAATAGTTGAAGATTCCATTAAAGCAGAAGCAGCTGTTGAGTATATAGCATATCTTTCTAGAAAGGCAAAAATACCTATTTTTGTACTAATAGATGAATATGATAACTTTGCTAATGAGCTAATTACAGGAGGAAGACAAAGCACATATAGTAGTATACTTCATGGTGAAGGTTTTGTTAAAGTTTTTTATAAGGCTATAAAAGATGCCACAGCAGACAATTTTAATAGGATATTTATGACTGGTGTAAGTCCTATAATGTTAGATGACTTAACTAGCGGATTTAATATTACCATGAACTATACTTTAGACCAAAATCTTAATGCTATGATGGGTTTCACAAGGGGCGAGCTTTCATGGGTTATGGATCAGGTAGGTATAGAAGATATAGGTCTTAGAGAAAAGATATGTGCTGATATGACTAAGTATTATAATGGATACAAATTTAATGAGTATGGCAAAAAAGTCTTTAATCCAGACATGTCTATGTATTTTCTTAATAATTATTTATTATATAATCGTTATCCTAAAGAAATGATAGACAACAATGTAAAAACTGATTATGGAAGAGTGAACCAATTAGCATATAATTTTAATGACAGAGAAGCTCTAGAGGAAATAATGACCACAGGAGAAACCTCTACTATGCTGGTAGATAGGTTTAATATTCATACCATGTATAGTGTAAAAGAAAACTTTAAGTCGTTACTTTTTTATCTCGGTATGCTTACAATAAAAGAGCAGGGACCTCTTGGAACTGTACTTAAGGTGCCAAACTACGTTATAAAAACAATATACTGGGAGCAGTATTTTCAAAGAATAAATGAAGACTATAATATCCAAATACAAAATGTAAGAATAGCTGTCAATGAAATGAGAATGCATGGAGATATAGAGCCAATAGTAAAACTTTTAAGTGTCATACTAGAGGATTTATCCAATAGAGATTTAATAAAAATGGATGAAAAGAATGTAAAGATGATGTTATTAACCCTTTTAGGTGTAGATAGCACTTATTTTATAAAAAGTGAAGATGAAAATAATAATGGTTATGTGGATATAATGCTTAAAAGAAAAATTCAGTTTAAGGATATAACTAAATTCCAGTGGATTATAGAGCTGAAATATATAAAAGAAAGCGAAAGAGATACCTTAGAAAGGATAAAAGCACAGGGGTTAAAACAGCTTCAAAGTTATGGAGAAAGTAAAATGGTTCAAGAAGAACTTGGAAATGATGATTTAAAGAAAGTATTGATTATTGTTACAGGAAAGAAAGATATTTATACTGTGAGTTTATAG